The Flavobacteriales bacterium DNA segment CAATTATCAAGGAGGCGATCTGGTCGGAATTCAGAAGACCTTGGACAACGGTTATTTCGAAGCGTTGAACATGAACACGCTTTGGGTTTCGCCTATAACCCAGAATCCTGAGATCGGTTATGTGGAATTTCCAGCACCGCATCGCAAGTTTTCTGGTTATCACGGTTATTGGCCCGTGCTGAACACGGTTGTCGATCATCGCTTGGGAACCTCCGAAGAATTGCGTGGACTGATCGATGATGTGCACGGAAAGAACATGAACATCATTCTCGATTTCGTTTCGAACCATGTTCATGAGGACAATCCGACCATTAAGAAGCATCCCGAATGGCGCACGCAACTCGATCTGCCGGATGGCACCAAGAACATCCGAATTTGGGATGACCAACGCTTGACCACTTGGTTCGATACGTTCCTGCCCAGTTTGGATCATTCCATCCCCGAAGTCACCGACATGCTTTCGGATACAGCGTTGTTTTGGGTGAAGGAATATGGTTTTGATGGCTTCCGCCATGATGCCACCAAGCACATTCCGCAGGAATTCTGGCGAACGCTAACGCAGAAGATCAAACGCGAAGTTGTTCTGGAGAACGGGAAATCTGTATTTCAGATAGGTGAGACTTTTGGAAGTCGCGAGCTGATTGGTTCCTATATCGGTTCGGGTTTGATGGATGGCAAGTTCGACTTCAATCTGTACTTCGATGCACGGAATGTATTTGCGTTGGACAATGAGGATTTCAACCGTTTGGGAACTTCGCTCCAATCAAGTTTGAGCTATTACGGTTACCACAACCTGATGGGTAACATTACAGGAAATCACGACTTGCCACGATTCATCAGCTACGCTGGAGATGGGCTGAAATTCGGTGAAGACGAAAAGGAAGCGGGTTGGAACCGTAACATCAAAGTCGAGAATCCTGTCGGATACAAGAAATTGGAACAGCTCATCGCTTTCATGTGGACGATCCCAGGAATTCCAGTTATGTACTACGGTGATGAGTTTGGAATGCCAGGTGCTGGCGACCCGGATAATCGCAGGTTGATGCGCTTTGAATTATCTGAAAAAGAAAACGAAACTTTAGAAACTACAAAAAAGATCACTGCCCTGCGGAAGCATCATCTGGCACTTCAATTCGGTGATATGTACGATATCTGCGCGGACGGGAAAATGATGCATTACCGAAGAAAATACTTTGATGACGAGGTGGTTGTCATTTTCAATAAAGACAGCTTGAGCCATATCCTTCCAATTGCTGCTGAGGGTGAAAAATGGAAAGCTGAATTCGGAAACACATTGAAGTACAATCACGGCAATATGGAAGTGCAAGTCCCCGCTTACGGATTCGAAATTTTGACGAAATACTAAATGACCATGAATAAGCTTTACCCGTTTTTCCTTTTCTCGTTTTTTCTTTTCTCCTGCTCTTCACCGAATCCGCCTGTTGAGGAGTCTGAACCTGAGGTGGAAGAAAACTGGGGAGAGAACAGCACCATTTACGAAGTGAACCTTCGCCAAATGACACAGGAAGGAACGTTCAAGGCGTTTCAGCAACAGCACTTGGACCGATTGGCTGATCTCGGTGTAGAGATTCTTTGGTTCATGCCGATCTACCCTATTGGAGAGAAGAACCGAAAAGGCACTCTGGGCAGTTATTATTCGGTAAAAGATTACACTGCGGTGAATCCAGAACACGGTTCGCTTGAGGATTTCAGAGCATTGGTCGATTCAGCGCACGCGAAAGGGATGAAAGTGATTCTGGACTGGGTTGCCAATCACACCGCTTGGGACAATACGTGGGTTACCGAACACCCCGATTGGTACAGCACCGACAGCTTGGGAAATATGATTCCGCCTGTGGCAGATTGGGCCGATGTGGTAGACCTGAATTACGACAATCCAGAAATGAGAAAAGAAATGATATCGAGCATGAAGTTCTGGTTGAAGGAAGTGGGCGTGGACGGTTTCCGTTGTGATGTGGCAGAGTGGGTCCCGGTCGATTTTTGGGTGGAGGCACGTGCCGAACTGGATTCGGTCAAACCGATCTTCTTCTTGGCCGAAGGCGAGAATCACGAGCTGTTCCAAGCGTTTGACATGACCTATTCGTGGAGTTTCCACCACCTGATGAATCAAGTGGCCAAGGGCGAAATGGGTGCTACAGACGTGGCTGAATATTGGGCTTCCCATGATTCGACCTACGCACCCAATGAATACCAGATGCAGTTCATTACCAATCACGATGAGAACTCTTGGAATGGAACCGCCATGGAGCGTATGGGCGACAACCGAAAGGCGTTTGCGGTGCTGAGTTTTACGGTTCCCGGAATGCCGCTGATCTATAGCGGACAGGAATCTGACATGGACAAGCGACTTGAGTTTTTCGAGAAGGATCCGATCGAATGGAAGGGTTACCCGTTAGAGGATTTTTACAAGAAGTTGGTCGCTTATAAATGGGCTACTCCGACTCTCAGAAACGGGGAAGATGCCGGGCCTATACGGTTTATTGAAACGGGCAATGAACGGGTTCTGGCATATACGCGAGGAACCGAGGAAGATCACACGGTCGTTCTGCTTAATTTTTCGGATGAGCAGTTGAACGTTGAGTTGAATGACAGCATTCTGGGTGGTTACTATTCATGTCTTTTCTCGGACAGCATTTACGATGTGGATGATTCAAAACTAATGGAGACGCTTCCTGCGCACGGTTATCGGATCCTCACTCATGTTGCTGTTGATTGATACCTCTATTGTTACACTTAGTGTCAGTTTGACACTTTCTATTATATTCGTGTGGTGATATGGTTGGCCTGACCTAAACTGAAGCCATGGCGAAACACTTACTTGTTGCCTTTTTTGTGCTTATTTCTGTGTCTGTTTTTGCGCAGACAGGAACTGTAAAAGGTGTTGTTACCGGAGATGACGGTCTTTCCATTATTGGTGGAACCGTGGTGGTTGAAGGTACGACCATTGGAGCTTCCACTGATTTTGACGGCAAATACGAATTGAAGAATGTTCCTGTTGGCGAACAGACCATTGTTTACTCCTTCATCGGGTTGAAAACCCAGAGGTTGAAGGTAACGGTCAAAGAAAATGAAACCGTGGTCTCAGATGTGAAACTTTCCGAAGACGCCATGCTTCTCGATCAAGTGGTGGTGGTCGGATACGGAACCACACAGAAACGGGATGTGACCGGATCCATTTCCACGGTAAAGGCAGAAGCCATCGAACAGTCCACTTTGCCAAGTGTGGATCAGGCATTGCAAGGTCAGGCGGCCGGTGTCAACATTATTTCACAGAACGGTATTTCAGGTTCCGCAGTAAAGATCAATGTGCGTGGTACCAATTCCATTGCTGCGGGCAGTCAGCCACTTATAGTTGTGGATGGGATTCCGATCACCACCGGGAATTTTGACCCGGGAAATCTTGGTTCGAGTTCGAATGCGCTTTCAGACATCAACCCGAATGATATTGAGAGCATTGAGGTTTTGAAAGATGCGGCTGCTACCGCCATTTATGGTTCGCGTGGAGCAAACGGTGTGGTGATGATCACGACCAAACGCGGAAAGGCGGGGAAATCCCGTATCAACGTAGGATATAGTTATGGTATCGTCAACGAGACCAACCGTGTCAAATTTCTGAATGCTTCAGAACATTTGGCGCTGCGCGATCAGGCACGGGCCGATGCAGGACTTTCACCTGAGTCTCCCACCGCTTCGGTCGGTGGTGGGCTTACGCGGGCAGAGGCCGATTCCGTTGCAAAATCAGGTGGTGTTGATTGGGTGGATAAGATGCTGCGTACCGGTGGCGTGCACCAACTCGAACTTTCATCAAGCGGTGGAACGGAAAAGGTGCGGTACTACGTGGGCGGTGCCTATCGTAACGAAAGAGGTTTTCTGAGAGGTAACAATTACGATCGTGCAAATGGTCGTGTAAACCTGGATGCAGATGCGACCAAGATTCTTCGGGTAGGAGGGAGCGTGGCCATCACTTACACCAGTATAGACCGTGTTCGGACGGGCGATGCTGGTGGTTTGGGAACGGCCCAACAGATTCTGCCATACATACCGGTTTATGATGCGAACGGAGAGTACAACAACTACATCTCGAACCCGGTGCGGGATCTTGATCTGTTCAAATTCAACACGGAGAACATCCGCAGCATCAATTCGGTGTATGCCGATCTGAAGTTGCAGAAGAACCTGACCTTCCATTCGGATTTCGGTATCGATTTCCTGAATCAGTTGGAGAATGAATTCAATTTCAGGAATGTGAATCTGGTGGGAAGCACTTCATCTGCGTGGAATCGAACAACGCGAGTGGTGAACTGGAACATGAACAACTTCCTGACCTACGAGAAAGAGTGGAAAGGCAAGCACTACTTCAAGATGATGGTCGGTCAGTCGGCACAGCATGTAAAAACCCAAGGATTCGGGCTTTATGGTTGGGGGTTCCCGAACGATTACCTCACAAGTCCGGCAGCTGCACCACCCGATCATCAGAGCGGTTACAGCTATCAAACGGCAAACGGTCTGCTGTCGTTCTTCTCCCGAATAAACTACAAATTGAACAACCGTTATCTGCTCGGAGTTAGCGTTCGCGGTGATGCCAGTTCAAGGTTCGGACCACACAATAAATGGGGTTTCTTTCCTGCATTCTCGGCAGGCTGGGTCATTTCGGACGAGAGCTTCCTCAAAGGTTCCAAGGTGCTGCCATACTTGAAATTGAGTGCCAGTTACGGTTACACAGGAAACAATGCAATTCCTGATTTCGCTTATTGGTCGCTCTATTCTTCAGGATTCAACTATGCCGACAGTGCAGGCGTGGCACCAAGCCAATTGGACAATCCGAATCTGAAATGGGAACGCTCACAGCAATTGGACGTCAACATCGATTTTGCACTCGTGCAGAGCAAGATCTTCGGAACCATCACGTACTACCGAAAAACAAGTTCAGACCTGTTGCTTTACATGTCGCTGCCCACTTCATCCGGGTTCAACGGAGTCTGGCAGAACATCGGTAAGCTACAGAACTGGGGGATGGAATTCAGTCTCACCAGCCGCAATATCAACCGCAAATTCAAGTGGGAAACAAACGTGAATGTGGCCTTCAACCGCAATAAGGTCATCAGCGCGGCAGGACTTCCTCCAGATGCTTTTGAAAGTGGTCAGCCGGGTGAAGGCCGCGTCATAGAAGGTTATCCGGTCGGGCAGGCATACTTGGTTGAGTTTGCGGGAGTGCAGAAACAGGACGGACAGATCGGTGCATGGAACTTGGATGGCACAGCCATGCTGGACGGAAACGGTAACCAAGTGATGTATGACGTTGCCGGAGGTACCGAACTCTTTTACGACAAGAACGGTCACATTATGACATACGCGCATCCTACAGGAGGTCTGTTCTATGAGAACAACCGCAAACCGATGGGAAGCCCGTTGCCCTTGTTCTATGGTGGTTTCACCAACACGTTCTCGTATGCAGGCATCGACCTAAGTGTGATGTTCAGCTTCTCGTACGGAAACACCATTTATGATGATGCGGCCAAAACGCAGATCGGTAATTGGCAGAGCATTGCGCAGCGCAGAGAGATTCTGAATGCGTGGTCTCCGACAAACACGAATACGGATGTGCCGGGGCTGAACAATTACACACCTGTCAACTCCTCACGTTTTCTCTATGATGGTTCGTATCTGCGGCTGCGGAGCCTGATACTCGGGTACAATTTCCCGAAGAAGATCTGTGAGAAGGCACATCTGCAAAAACTTCGACTTTACTTTAAGGGAGGAAATCTCTGGTTGCTCACCGCATTTCCCGGATGGGACCCTGAGGTGTTGCGTAATGTAGACCCGAACTCGCAGGCGGGTAACGTTTCGTTCGCGGGGCCCTATTTGGGAACGCCACAGGCACGCACCATTTCCTTCGGAATTCAAATCGGAATCTGACCATGAAAAGACTTTCGATACTACTGCTTGCGGTTCTCATGCTCAGCTCATGCGATAAGCTGTTGAACATTGAACCCGTGAATGACATTCCGGCCGATGAGGCCATCAAATCGATGCAGGATCTGGAAAACCTGTCCAATTCCATGTACAGCGGTCTGCAAGGAAATTCGCTTTATGGTGGCAATTTCCAGTTGTATGCCGACCTCTTGGCCGAGGATACACAGGTGGACGAATCGCGCCTTACTCCCTTCGGAACGCAGGAGATCTACCAGCGCGCCACCACCATCCAGATAGGGACGCTACGCGATACGTGGCGGGAAGCATATAGAGCGATCAACCGCGCCAACAACATCATCCGTGTGGTAGATGATAACCTTCTTTCGGGTACCGAATTCGACAACAAGAAAGGACAGCTTAAAGCGGAGGCGCTGTTTGTCCGCGCCCTGTGTCATTTTGAGCTCTGTCGTTTCTGGGCGCAGCCGTATGATGTTGATAATCAGGGAGGGAACAGTAAGCCGGGAGTTCCATATAGAACCGAGCCGACCCTGTCTTATACGCAGGACCTTGCCCTTGCACGATCATCGGTGGAACAGGTTTACACCAATGTGCTGAACGATCTTGCAGATGCAGAAACGCTTTTTGAAACTGCCGGATTACGACACTCATCGCATCGAGCTTCGCTGATGGCAGCAACCGCGCTTAAAGCGCGTGTGCTCTTCTCCAAGGGCGATTATGCGGCTGCTTCGGATGCTGCATCGGTGGTCATCAACAGTAATCTTTACAGTCTTTACCCGACCAACACAGACGATGAAGCGTTGCTCATTCCCTTTCAGTCAGAAGGATATTCCATCTCCAACGAGACCATTTTTCAGTTGTCATACACAACGTTCGATAACGGACTGAATGAGTCTTACTCACAGCTGAGCAACCTTCCGGTATTCCAGTACGCTGCTACCGACCTCATCACCAGTTATGCTCCGGGTGATGGACGCAAGAGCAAGTGGTTTCTTCAGAATCCTGTCAATCTAAAAGGACGAATTACCAAATACGACCGCCCGTTGGATGTTTTTTATAACGTTCCGGTCATCCGCTTGGCGGAAATGCACCTTATCCGTGCCGAGGCCAACATGAGTCCGGGTGGCAACGGAAACACCGCGGACGCTTTGGAAAGCTATAACGCCATCCGCGAGCGTGCATTCGGCAGCAACTTCATCCCTGAAACAGGTACCAATCAGCTATTGGAGAAGATACAGTTGGAGAGACGCTGGGAGCTCTGTTTCGAGAACGACCGATACCATAATCTGAAACGGATGAAACAACCGTTGCGCGATGGTGTGGCGTATAATGATCCAAGTCCTATATTTAAAATACCGCAGGAAGAAATTGCGGGAAACCCTTCCATAGAACAGAATCCTTAACCAATTACCATGAAAAAAATCTACACGATCTGTCTTTGCTTCTTGGCTGGAAGCACCTTGGCCCAAATGCCAACCAATTTCGGCAGTAATGCTGCTGACGGAATTTCTTACCAGACTTACAACCTTACCGATAACGGGGTGGTGAGTTCGGTGCGTTTTCAGGCGCAGAATGCCGTGGCTGCCGGTGTCGGCAACTGGGAATTCTACACGGGCGACTACATGAACAACTGGCGACCATATACGAGCGATGATACCCTGAGCGGTTTCAATGCCGTTATCGACCCAACGGTAGAGACGGCATCGGCCCGCTACAACTCCAACTATGGCGGCCAGACCGGAAAACTTCCTGCCGTACAGGCTGGCTATTATTACACTTGCATTATTCAGAACGGAAGTTCAGACAACTTTATGTCCATTATTGAGACGGACTTCGACCCGGTTGTTATTGATACGGTGTACAATACGCCAACAAATCCAACGGAGAATGACAATATCGTTGTGTCCGTAGAATTGCTGAATGCTCAGACATTGAGTGCAGGAGAGCATGTGTTTATTCGAGCCAGTACAGATGGATATGCAACGTCACAGTTTATGGAAGTGACAAACTTCTCAAGTGGAGTGGGGACGATTTTCATTCCATCAGGGATGATTCCCGCTGGAACCACGGTAAACTACTACGCATTGGTTACGGCAGAGGCAGTACCTGTGCATGAGACGGTCGATTATTTCACCCTCAATTTTGGCAACAACGGAGGTAATAATTACGGATTCACGGTTTCCGCGGTAACCGGCATCAATGAGGCTCAGACCGATTACAGAGTATTGCGTTCCAATGGCAACATAACTGTTCAGAACCTGAAAGATGTGCAGACGGTGAACCTTATTTCCATGGATGGAAGATTGGTTGCTACGCAAAGCACCAATGGCAGGACCACCATGGATATGAGTACTTCTGAATTGGCTCCCGGCATTTACGTGCTCGATCTTCGCGGTGCCGATTTCAGAAAAAGCATGAAGTTGTCCATCAATTGAGTTCATTACTTGATAGTTCAGGCCGCTGCAGCTTTTTGCTGTGGCGGCTTTTTTTATGGATTCATCATTCCTCCAACACTTTCAGAAAGTTGTTAATTCTTAGGACAATCGGCAGAACTACCGATCATCTTCGTAACTTTTCGCTTCAAAATCGGAATTCCATGAAAACCTCTACACGCGCTATTGCTACCGTTGCATTCCTGTTCCTTGCGCTTGGTACGGCCGTTGCGCAGAATTACAGCGACAACCAGAAGCAACTTCAGAAGTACGTTTCGGACGAATTGTATCAACCCGAATGCAAATATGATGTAAGCGGGAAATGGGTGGGAACGGAGATCCAGTACGATGAGACGGGAACCTTTATCAAAGTGAAGTTCGATATCGTGTTCGAGTTTGAGCAGGATGGCAACAAGATCACAGGAACATCTTACATCAAGGACAAGTTGCATGAGGACATCGGTTACATGAACATCCGCGGATATGTGATCGGGGACAAGCTGCATTTTGAGGAATACGAGCTTACGGGGCAGCAATGGGAAACGCCCAATCGCGTGTGGTGTTTCAGAACAGGTGAATTGGATCTGACCGAGGCGAGCAGAAAAATGCAACTGGCAGGTGATTACGATGCGTATGCGGCCTACGATTACCATCCGTGCCGCGATTATTGCCACACCGTGGTGCAGAAAGACAAGGGCGATGGTGCCTACCCCGAGATCACCGGTCACGACTTGAGCAGCTTTGATGAGGACAACCTGATCAGCGTGGCACCAAGTCCGTTCCGTGAACAGACACGCCTTTCATACACGCTTTCAGAGTCGGCCAAGGTGCAATTGGATGTGTTCGACCTATCGGGAAGAAAAGTTGCCGACCTGGTCAATGGAACTCAGGCAGCAGGGAAATACACTTCGGTGTTTCAGGCTGATGGCAATGCACCCGGAAGCTATATCGTGCGCCTGTTTGTGGACGATAAACTCTACACCAAGCAGGTGGTGCTGATGCAATAATTCAAGATTTCTTGATCCATTGAGAAAGACCGTCTATCCAAAGAGACGGACGGTCGATCTATTGGTGTTGACGGCCAATCAATAGAGATTGACGTCCAAGCAAGCATGCAAAACCTTCGATCAATAGAGATTCACGGTTGAACAAGCACGCAAAACCGGATTCGTTCAGTGAACTGTACGATTGGGAAAGATTCGCCCCTTTTTCTCACCGCTGCCAGTGTTCGGTCGTCACCGAGCCATCAATATCCGTGAAGATGTAGGTGTAGAGATCCGAAGCATCCCAACTGTATTCCACCGAGCCGGGCTGCCCTCCGATGGTGTATTGCAGCAGGTAACCATTATTGCTGCCGTTGGGCTGGCAACTGGTAATGAGCAGATTGTCTCCATTGATGGGGTGCAAGGTGGTGCGTAACGGGGTGGTGGCCGCCTGAGGTTCCACCTGCGTTTCGGGGGCTGTGCCCGATACCGTTACCTTTCCGCGCATGGAAGCCACCATGTACGGGTAGGTGCTGGTTCCGTGGTAATGGTAGTTGCCGTTCCACGCATGACCATGGTGCGTGTCCAGGTCTTCCATGGCAGAACCATCGGGTTCCAATTCGCCATACACGGCAAAACCGTCAAAGGCATAAGCAATGGGGTTGGCAGCACCTACGGTGGATGACAGATGCAACGGAGCCGTATGATAGTGGTAATCGTCCGCGCGGCCAGAATGTCCACCGAATTCATCCAGTTCGCCAATTTCCTGCGAGACAAGACCCGATGCATTGATCGGATTGAAGATCGGAATACCATTAACAGCTATACCGATGGCGCCTCTTCGAAAATCGGAGGTGATGCTCATTTCGTCATCAGTCAATACAGGCTGTAGCGGAATGGACCACGCATTATTTCCGGTATAGGGTTGCGGAATTGGCACCTGCGCGATCCAAGCGGTGATGCCCGTCATCATGGTATGGTCGGGAATGCCATCGGACGCCACGCGGAAATAGGTGTTGTCTGATGAGGTCGACACATTGGAAAAGTGACTGAAGTAGCCTTGCAAGGCGCTTACTTCATTGGCAGGGACATCGGTGAGTGTATCGGTGGTGTTCGTGTCCTTATTGCACGCGGCAAGCGTGATGAACAGGAGGGAGGCCACGGCCAATGAAACGGAGACCTTCTTCTGTTCCCGCCTGAACAACAGGAGCAAAACAGCCCCGGTTAAGAAAAGGATGCCGAACACCCAAAGTGCTTTGGTGACCAGCGGGTTTTGTATGAACGGATGGGAAGCCATCTCGGCCTCCATGGGCGTCTGTTGGGAGTTGATCTTCTGAATGGCCTCATAACGCCTGTTGATGATGGTCTGGTTCTCTTCCGAAAAATCAGACAGGGCATAGGAGGCCACTTCTCCGTTTTCGGTTTCCAGATACACTCTTCCTTCCTTCAGCATTAAAAAGGAACCTTTTTCGGTGGTGTTCTGGGTTTCGATGGTCCATGCCTGCAGATTTTGGTGGTGATGACCACCTTCATGGGCCATGGTCAGTTGTGTGGCGGCAAACAGGAATAGGGCGGTGAGGAGATGCTTCATGGTATTTTGTTTAGATGCTTACTTGCCTGTATGTGATAGCAACATGAAATAGTCACAGAGACACAGAAGGCACGGAGGCTTCCGCAGAAAAAATCTCTGTGGAATCTGTGAAAATCTGTGTTTCTGTGGCCAAAAAATGTCTGTTAAGTTGATAGATGAACGCTTGAATCAATTTACGGTATAGCGGACGATCACTTCATTGTCCAGTATCACGTTCGTGGACCAGATGAACTCCGCGTCATTTGCGTTGTCGTCAAACACATCTTCGAAGTTGGTGTAGGCAGGCTTGTTGTCCACCCCGATCTCATTATTGGTGTAGGTGGTGGCGGAAGGCCAACTCGAATCATCAAAGCTTTCGCTGCTCCAATTGGATGGCTTGGCCCAATGCAAACCGTAATAGCTGCTTCCGTCATTCGAATTGTCGGTATTGCAATTGGAGGTATATCGCGTGGTACCGCTTTCGGTGGGGCAGGTCAGGTCTTTGATTGGCGCGGAATAGAAGGTCTGGGCCTTCCATTCATTTCCGGTAGTGGCCACAATGGTGCCGTTCGCATCCTTGAACACAGCCACCATGCCGCCATCGCCCGGATGGTATTCCGAACCTTGGTTGTTCTCGCAGCCAATGCCCAGATGTTCTTCCCAGTCCACGAGCAACATGGCAATGGTGTATGGCGCGCTCACTCGGAACTTGACGATATGGGAATTGAACTCCGTGAACGGGATGGCGTCCTTCCCAATGGGAGTTCCGTTCACGTAGAGTTCAAAATAGTTATCGGCAAAGATGTAGCCGGTGATCACCTCGCCACCGGCATCCACCTCAATGATATTGTTGTTGTCAAATGCACTCAAAGCCGCACTGGCCGAAGAATATTGAGTTCCGTAGGGATTGTAAAGGTCTGGTGCGAAAGGAAACGAATTGTCGGAATAGTTCACCTCCGCAGGCACCGTCCAACTGGTGTTGTCGGATGCTGTGACGGTGCCCAATGCCGCAACCCGAGACCCGGTAGGATAGAGGTTGGTGGTGGTCGTACTGGCCATGCCTTGCGTTACCGAGGCCGTTCCTGTATAGTCGCTGGTATCTGTGGTATCGTCTTTCTTGCAGGAGGTTACGGCAATAGCGATTCCTAATAGCGCTGCAATGATTTGTGTGCTTGTTCTCATATCAGTAAAGTTCTTTAAGTAGGTTCACTCAAAGGAAGGTGGAATTTCCCACCCGCGCTTTACGGAATTCCGAGTAGGTGGTGTAATATTCCTGTATTGATTGTGGTCGAAGTAGTCTTATTTGCTTTCCACACGGGTACGAGCATCACCACGGGCAGCCTTCTACGCTTGTGGTTTTATCCTTGCCTATTCT contains these protein-coding regions:
- a CDS encoding alpha-amylase; translated protein: MTRIKLIFWDFFLVISVQSLRPLWLKSLFLLFSFFLFSCSDSHRAEVKYSNLILGLGSPITLPVESPAIIDLNDYVLEMERLDSVSIDEHFLLEADLVLGSLRIDWEGIPKVIGANPNSRGIDPSPFGDGIPPITEVKLWSDGIASSIILLKSKKQQVDLTYSGEAESVQLAGEFTGWSAKGQDFEKVGDTWRKTLYLDPGMYQYQIVVDGKWMLDPANPDSVDNNVGGFNSLLNVGGLEQEGSPLLLTRSFDAGNIRFELRNEPTEVFALWENQRLPPEMVGVQGNELTVALPEIAKIAPHSTLRVWSYNEKGVSNDIYIPLQNGKPITDAAKVSRNEWHSAQLYFMIVDRFVNGKPENDQPVNDPEIDFKANYQGGDLVGIQKTLDNGYFEALNMNTLWVSPITQNPEIGYVEFPAPHRKFSGYHGYWPVLNTVVDHRLGTSEELRGLIDDVHGKNMNIILDFVSNHVHEDNPTIKKHPEWRTQLDLPDGTKNIRIWDDQRLTTWFDTFLPSLDHSIPEVTDMLSDTALFWVKEYGFDGFRHDATKHIPQEFWRTLTQKIKREVVLENGKSVFQIGETFGSRELIGSYIGSGLMDGKFDFNLYFDARNVFALDNEDFNRLGTSLQSSLSYYGYHNLMGNITGNHDLPRFISYAGDGLKFGEDEKEAGWNRNIKVENPVGYKKLEQLIAFMWTIPGIPVMYYGDEFGMPGAGDPDNRRLMRFELSEKENETLETTKKITALRKHHLALQFGDMYDICADGKMMHYRRKYFDDEVVVIFNKDSLSHILPIAAEGEKWKAEFGNTLKYNHGNMEVQVPAYGFEILTKY
- a CDS encoding alpha-amylase translates to MTMNKLYPFFLFSFFLFSCSSPNPPVEESEPEVEENWGENSTIYEVNLRQMTQEGTFKAFQQQHLDRLADLGVEILWFMPIYPIGEKNRKGTLGSYYSVKDYTAVNPEHGSLEDFRALVDSAHAKGMKVILDWVANHTAWDNTWVTEHPDWYSTDSLGNMIPPVADWADVVDLNYDNPEMRKEMISSMKFWLKEVGVDGFRCDVAEWVPVDFWVEARAELDSVKPIFFLAEGENHELFQAFDMTYSWSFHHLMNQVAKGEMGATDVAEYWASHDSTYAPNEYQMQFITNHDENSWNGTAMERMGDNRKAFAVLSFTVPGMPLIYSGQESDMDKRLEFFEKDPIEWKGYPLEDFYKKLVAYKWATPTLRNGEDAGPIRFIETGNERVLAYTRGTEEDHTVVLLNFSDEQLNVELNDSILGGYYSCLFSDSIYDVDDSKLMETLPAHGYRILTHVAVD
- a CDS encoding SusC/RagA family TonB-linked outer membrane protein, with the protein product MAKHLLVAFFVLISVSVFAQTGTVKGVVTGDDGLSIIGGTVVVEGTTIGASTDFDGKYELKNVPVGEQTIVYSFIGLKTQRLKVTVKENETVVSDVKLSEDAMLLDQVVVVGYGTTQKRDVTGSISTVKAEAIEQSTLPSVDQALQGQAAGVNIISQNGISGSAVKINVRGTNSIAAGSQPLIVVDGIPITTGNFDPGNLGSSSNALSDINPNDIESIEVLKDAAATAIYGSRGANGVVMITTKRGKAGKSRINVGYSYGIVNETNRVKFLNASEHLALRDQARADAGLSPESPTASVGGGLTRAEADSVAKSGGVDWVDKMLRTGGVHQLELSSSGGTEKVRYYVGGAYRNERGFLRGNNYDRANGRVNLDADATKILRVGGSVAITYTSIDRVRTGDAGGLGTAQQILPYIPVYDANGEYNNYISNPVRDLDLFKFNTENIRSINSVYADLKLQKNLTFHSDFGIDFLNQLENEFNFRNVNLVGSTSSAWNRTTRVVNWNMNNFLTYEKEWKGKHYFKMMVGQSAQHVKTQGFGLYGWGFPNDYLTSPAAAPPDHQSGYSYQTANGLLSFFSRINYKLNNRYLLGVSVRGDASSRFGPHNKWGFFPAFSAGWVISDESFLKGSKVLPYLKLSASYGYTGNNAIPDFAYWSLYSSGFNYADSAGVAPSQLDNPNLKWERSQQLDVNIDFALVQSKIFGTITYYRKTSSDLLLYMSLPTSSGFNGVWQNIGKLQNWGMEFSLTSRNINRKFKWETNVNVAFNRNKVISAAGLPPDAFESGQPGEGRVIEGYPVGQAYLVEFAGVQKQDGQIGAWNLDGTAMLDGNGNQVMYDVAGGTELFYDKNGHIMTYAHPTGGLFYENNRKPMGSPLPLFYGGFTNTFSYAGIDLSVMFSFSYGNTIYDDAAKTQIGNWQSIAQRREILNAWSPTNTNTDVPGLNNYTPVNSSRFLYDGSYLRLRSLILGYNFPKKICEKAHLQKLRLYFKGGNLWLLTAFPGWDPEVLRNVDPNSQAGNVSFAGPYLGTPQARTISFGIQIGI
- a CDS encoding RagB/SusD family nutrient uptake outer membrane protein, which encodes MKRLSILLLAVLMLSSCDKLLNIEPVNDIPADEAIKSMQDLENLSNSMYSGLQGNSLYGGNFQLYADLLAEDTQVDESRLTPFGTQEIYQRATTIQIGTLRDTWREAYRAINRANNIIRVVDDNLLSGTEFDNKKGQLKAEALFVRALCHFELCRFWAQPYDVDNQGGNSKPGVPYRTEPTLSYTQDLALARSSVEQVYTNVLNDLADAETLFETAGLRHSSHRASLMAATALKARVLFSKGDYAAASDAASVVINSNLYSLYPTNTDDEALLIPFQSEGYSISNETIFQLSYTTFDNGLNESYSQLSNLPVFQYAATDLITSYAPGDGRKSKWFLQNPVNLKGRITKYDRPLDVFYNVPVIRLAEMHLIRAEANMSPGGNGNTADALESYNAIRERAFGSNFIPETGTNQLLEKIQLERRWELCFENDRYHNLKRMKQPLRDGVAYNDPSPIFKIPQEEIAGNPSIEQNP
- a CDS encoding T9SS type A sorting domain-containing protein — encoded protein: MKKIYTICLCFLAGSTLAQMPTNFGSNAADGISYQTYNLTDNGVVSSVRFQAQNAVAAGVGNWEFYTGDYMNNWRPYTSDDTLSGFNAVIDPTVETASARYNSNYGGQTGKLPAVQAGYYYTCIIQNGSSDNFMSIIETDFDPVVIDTVYNTPTNPTENDNIVVSVELLNAQTLSAGEHVFIRASTDGYATSQFMEVTNFSSGVGTIFIPSGMIPAGTTVNYYALVTAEAVPVHETVDYFTLNFGNNGGNNYGFTVSAVTGINEAQTDYRVLRSNGNITVQNLKDVQTVNLISMDGRLVATQSTNGRTTMDMSTSELAPGIYVLDLRGADFRKSMKLSIN